From the Metamycoplasma hominis ATCC 23114 genome, one window contains:
- the rsmG gene encoding 16S rRNA (guanine(527)-N(7))-methyltransferase RsmG, whose translation MLTEKESNNLILQSLPQCSKEVLKKLYEYYQLIEQENSKYNLTGFYNEKLLKEAIIESILIFLDIEKNICNLTNKSVLDIGSGAGFPILPYFIYKQDFSLTIYEPQSKRVNFLNLVKNELKLKNIDIQKIRAEDSNQIECFDFISARAVSELKNLLEISHHLLKINGIACFLKSNKYQQEIANSNFIVNKLNINLKTKILPIYFNIENVLIFHQKLIKTAPGFPRKWSLIIKNNLKNN comes from the coding sequence GCTTACGGAAAAAGAAAGCAATAATTTAATATTGCAAAGTCTACCGCAATGTAGCAAAGAAGTCTTAAAAAAATTATATGAATATTATCAATTAATAGAACAAGAAAATAGCAAATATAATTTAACAGGTTTCTATAACGAAAAGCTTTTAAAAGAAGCAATAATTGAATCAATTTTAATTTTTTTAGACATTGAAAAAAATATTTGTAATCTAACTAACAAATCTGTACTCGACATTGGCTCGGGCGCAGGATTTCCTATCCTTCCATATTTCATATATAAACAAGATTTTTCTTTAACAATTTATGAACCTCAATCAAAAAGAGTAAATTTTTTAAATTTGGTTAAAAATGAGTTGAAATTGAAAAATATTGATATACAAAAAATTCGTGCTGAAGATTCAAATCAAATAGAATGTTTTGATTTTATTAGTGCAAGAGCGGTGAGTGAATTAAAAAATTTATTAGAAATTTCACACCATCTTTTAAAAATTAATGGAATTGCTTGTTTTTTAAAATCCAATAAATATCAACAAGAAATAGCAAATTCAAACTTTATAGTTAACAAATTAAATATTAATTTAAAAACAAAGATTTTGCCAATATATTTCAATATTGAAAATGTTTTAATTTTTCACCAAAAATTAATAAAAACAGCCCCAGGATTTCCTAGAAAATGATCTTTAATTATTAAAAATAATCTAAAAAATAACTAA